In Ornithorhynchus anatinus isolate Pmale09 chromosome 5, mOrnAna1.pri.v4, whole genome shotgun sequence, the DNA window acaaatgccatcattattattattattttgcccggGAGGCAAggatgggagctgggattagaacctaggtcctcagattcccaggcctataatctttccattaggacacgtAGCTTCCctaagagttagtggacacaagcCCAGCCCACAAGGGAGCTTAtcgtctagtcggggagacagacactaaaataaactacaggtacgGAGAAGCAACGGAGTGTAAATTCAACGTAGGTGGATGTAAGCACCAAGGACTCGGGTGTCACCGAAGTGCTGAAGGGGCAGTTGGGGCGATATAGGGTCGAGAGATCAGAGAGTCATCGGgcgggcctcctggaggagatgtcctttccaaaggggtttgaagatggggagagctgctgcCTGCCAGGTgtttagggggagagagagagtgagcaagaggttggtctatgagagaggtgagaatgaggcacaatgagtaggctgGCTTCAGAAAAAACAGACAAATTGGGGTGAAGCGGGAGAAGAAAGGATAAGGAGAGAGGAGATTGCCAACCTCTATGTCACTGGGATAATTAATGAGATGATAGATTTGAGAGTCCTTTGGAATCATGGTACTAAAAATTAAAATTATAATGACTTCTCTAGCAGGTCAAGGAGGAAAGGAGCTGCAGGTACTGATATTTCCTTTCtgtgcacttggtattcaccccaactccacagcacttgtgcacatatccttatactcccatttccactatctgtaatttactttaacgtcactcccctgctagactgttgaCTCCTTATGGAcggggatcgtttctaccaatagtgtattctctcaagcagtcagtacagtgctctgcacacaggaagtgctcaataaataccactgatgggttgattgactgtGGGTCAGGGTGGAGGTGTTTTGCTGGCAAGTTGGGGGAAAATTTTTTCTGTTGCTTTCTGTACTTAGGTTTCCCTGCTTTGTGAAAAGGGCTGAACTCTCCAGGTATGGAAGTTTTCCCGGAGGGCGGGGTGCTCTCCTGGCCTGGGAGAGTTCTCATCGGTGTCTAGATCCTGGGGTCTGATCAACTGTGTGATGGTAGTCCAGGGACGGGTTTACGCGATAAGGCGTTGGAGTGGGGCACAGGAAAATACACTACAGTCGATCCGCTGGAGTCAACACCCTCAGCCTTTCATAGGTTTTGACACTGTTTCATATTGCTGTCTCTCTTGTCCTTCTGTCCCCTCAGGTCAGTGAAGTTTAACAAGGGCTATGTCCCTCTCAGCCAGACTGCAGATGAAAACCTGGTGTCTCTCGATTCAGACAGGTGAGCCCTGGTGGCGGCTACCACAGTCCTGTGTGTTTGGGATAGAAACCCAGGCTCGGAGGCCATTTTACTGAGACTTCTCCTGAGGTCAGCCCCTTTTAGCCCAGTAACTTGGTCTGATAATACGccattggggagggattgtctctatctgttgccggattgtactttccaagcgcttagtacagtgttctgcacatggtgagcactcaataaatatgattgaatgaacgaatgagtaataactgtggtacttaagcatttactttgtaccaagcaccaaACTATGAGCTGGGGGTGGATGccggataatcaagtcagatacggtcccaacccacatggggttcatagcctcGAGTTCCTTAAGTCCTGGTGGGTGACtccacttcctgggcctcagcgtTCCCAAGTCTTGTCTATTGATACCTGAACTATGTGATTGTCAGGCAAGATGACATCCTTACCCTGCCAGGGTTAATCTATCGAATGAGAGGATAACTCTGGGTTCCTCTTTAATTGATTCCCCGGAGCACAGATGAGTTGGTGATTTGGTCATCTGCTTTCTGGTATAGTTGCTTTCTTGTATCTTTGCTTTaagattctctcccctctcttgccAGCATCCTTCATTCAGCCGCAGTTAGGTACTCCCTCCCACACCCTACCCCTGCTCACTTTCTTGTTCTTCTTCTAGTGACGGGGAGCTGGAATCCAGGAACTCCTCCGGTTACTCCTCTGCTGAGGCAAGTCCAGAGTTTCTGTGCTGAGTTTCTTTCTGTGCTTAGTTCCCGTCCCCGGCAGAACTCTGCCTCTATCCTTGTTTCCAGCCCCTTGATGCCTTAGCATTTCCTGGAGGCCGTCTTCTCCGAAAGGGTGTAGAGAACCAAAGACGGACACCAAGAAGCGTGGAAAATGGATGTTGCGAGAAAGGAGAACTCAGGCTCTGGGAATccctgtcttgtgcttctgtttttCTGGTCATTGAGCCCGTGACACTCTCTCAAGAGAAAATAGTATGCATTAGAACAAAAGGAAACATCATTTTTTGAGGTTCTTGTctttaaaaagggaaaagagggttttaaGGAAGACAACCCAAAGGGCTAACTCTACCTCTTGATCTCCTTGGGTGTTTCTGGTGTTTCCCTGGGTGTCATTCACATGCATGAGGAAATTATTTTCCTCAGGGGATGGGGCGATAACTTCAGAGTGGTGAAAGTGTAGAAGACCATGGGCTATGGAGAGCCACATCCTTTCCTTTTCAGTGCCTCCATGTGGTATGTTTACTACTTACTGCCTCTTGTTTAAAGATGCTTGTGAAACCTGGCTGGCTGGTTTCATTCTGATGTTCTTTGGGTTTCCAGCAAAAAGGAGTTTCCACTTTTAAAAAAGGCGGAGGCAGGGACACTTTTTTCTCTCTTGGTTCTGCTGCCGGATCATcctggactagtgaaaagaggatgggcctgggagtcagaggacttgggttcattcattcattcattcaatagtatttattgagcgcttactatgtgcagagcactgtactaagcgcttgggatgaacaagttggcaacagatagagacagtccctgccgtttgacgggcttacagtctaatcgatctaattccgaatctgccacttgcctcctgtgtgaccttagacttaacctctctgcctcagtttcctcaactgtaaaatggggattcagtctctttctccctcctagactgtgagcccggtgtaggacagggactgtgcccaacctgattaacttgtatctatcccagcacttggaacaatacttgacacatagtaagtgcttagcaagtattattaatataattatatatcaaTGTAGTAATGcattatattaataatttatattattaataatgattgtgcaaTTCAgtgcaagtattgaatccctattttacatttaaggaaactgaagcacagagaaagtaagcgacttgcccaagttcacagagcaagcaagtgacagtgctgggattagaacccagatcctccgactcccaggctagcgctttttccagtaggctatgctgcttttactTCGCTCACTTAATTAGCTGGCTTTCTCCTCCACAGGCCAGGGAAAAAACACCCCATGTAGAATTAGAGCTGGCGTCAGACCCAGAGATGGCAGGGTTTTGAATCGGTGGTTCTGTTGGGGCAGTGGTCATCCCAGTCAGCTTCCAGTCCACTCACCcttgtttctctcccctcctctcagcaggTGAACCAGGATCTGAGCCGGCAGCTGCTCCAGGACGGATACCACCTAGATGAGATCCCAGATGACGAGGATCTGGACCTAATTCCCCCGAAGCCCATGGCTActgcctcctgcccctgctgTGGCTGCTTTGGAGAGtccttctcctgctccatccAGTAGGCGTAGCTGGGTAGGGTGGGGACAACCCAGGATGGGGAAGGTCAGCCTCTGGGCAGGGCCGGAGAAGCCCTGGCTGTCTTCTTCCCTAACCTGTTTTGGATCTCTCGGTGGGGCGGCTATTAATACCAGTCTCATCAGGAGCCAGAGAACCCATAGAGGCCAGTCAGAGTGCTGCAAGGAAATGGCTTCATGAGGCCAGGAGCTTCCAGAGGgccagagcagagctgggagccCTTGCACCGTGGGTGCACACGGCTTATCCCTTCACTACTGCACCAGAGGTGCGGAGGCCCTTCCGTGGTTCAACAGGTTTAGGGAGCTGGAAGGACATGAACTAGAAACCCTTTCAGTAGACACTAAAAATAGTCCACGTTTCATTTAAGTGTCATTAACCAGCTGCTCGGTTGCGCAGGGTGTTGGGGAACAGGGGATCTGGGgggcagtggttagagcaccTGGGCAAACGCCTTTGGGGATCCCATTTCAATggaagcttctctgtgcttccttccCACTTGGAATCTTGGGGTTGCGACTGTGGTCTGCAGCAGAGTCGTGCATTCTCCCATAGCTGGGCTCtgccccatcctccatcctcagGTTTGACAGGGATGTTAAAGCAGAATGTTTCGGAGAACACTCTCTTCCTCGCTCTGACATTTCCTTGACTCCCAAAGAGTTTGAGGTTGTTTCAGATCCATTAGCTCTGGCATTTGCCTGTGGAAATAATATGCTTAATGGTTGTGACTAGAGTTCTGTTGCCAGTGCCTTTCAGGACTGACAAATTCATGCTGTGACTTCAATCCCCGGAACACCTAAATTGCTGCTGGCCTCCCATTTCCACCTAAGAGGCTGGCTTCCGGGAGTCAGCCTGGCCCTTTCCCCTGCGGGCTTCCTGGAGACAACCTCATGCCGAATCCTgggatttttgattgattgattgattgattgtttcacctGGTCACTTTTCTTAGCCTGGTTCTTGCcttccttcctcagtttcctttctaGGGTGGCAGATAGCACGCGGGGTGATCAGCAGGCAGGGAGTTCAGTGGGATGCCTTAGGGAACCCTCGATCCCGTGCTCTAAAATTGGTCATTCCTTTTCCTCTACTCAGAGGTAGTATCATATTCAtcgtcattaatggtatttattgcatgctttctatgtgcagagctctacagtgagctcttgggtgagtacagtgcaacagagttggaagacaagtagtaaaatagtgtttattaagtgctttctgtgtacagggcATGCAGTTGGGCCTTCCGATCTATGAATATTGGTGGGGGAAATCCTGGAAGGACATTGGTTATGCTGCTCTGTGGGCTTTGGCCTAACCCTAGTAAATGGACCCTGACCCAGGGAGGGTCATCCCATCTTAGGCGGCCctgagctctgcctctggccgtCGGAGCAGCTCTCAGGCCAGAGCTCCATCCGGGGGACCCTGTACGAGAGACCGGTGGCCAGGTTTGGGAGACCCGAATTGACCCAACCCGAGCCCCACAGGCCCTGAAAAAGTCTGGTTCTCATCTCCTTGCATCCCGGTTCTTTTGAGAGACAGGCCGGGGCAACTGGACTTCAGTTTTGGACGTCGTGGCTGCCCTATTGGCCCAGCCTGGGGTTGGCTCAGGCAGCGGCAGCCATCGCAGGGAGGTAACAGATCTATCTGTCCTCTGCTTAGTGGAGATAACAATTCAGGTCCCTTTACCTTTCATGTCTCTCCCGAGCCCCCTGCTTTCTCTTGCTGCTTAGCCCCAAATGAGGGGGACAGGGGGCTGTCCAagccagtctgaatccccaactAAGCTCAATTCTATGCCGGCCCACTCCAGCTCCCAGGCTTGGGTTCCTCGGGACAGAGTGGACCCAAACCAGAGTGGCTGtaaactctgccagttgtcccTTGCCGAGCGAGACAGCACTTTAGAAAACCCAGCTGTGGTTTACCCTCTCTGATTCTCCCGGAAGGGCCTGATCTCTCCCTGTGGTTTTGCCAGCCAGTTAGTTGGTAGCTCATATGGGGTCCGGAACAGGGCAGCATGTGGGAAGGCCAGTGCCCCCCGAAAAAGGAGAGCCTGGGCATGCACTGCAGGCTAAGAACCTAGCAGGGCCCTTTGGTTGAGAATTTACACCCAAGACAGCACAAATCGTGATAACCCCTGGGGCTCCCTTCAGTTCCGTGATCCTGCCCATTTCTTGGAAGTCCACTCATTGACTCTGCTACGCAGATAGTCCCTTTAGCACCTGCCAGTTTCCTGGCACTCCCACCTGAGATGGCGGTCAGATAGCAGAAGTCAAAGTCCGTTTCTTCTGAAGGCAGCTGCGACTTGACGTACTGCTCCAAGGCCAGAGCTCTGCCAGGGGTCTGCCAGAGAAGTTTATCAGATtccgggatgaggaggaggggctgggaaagAGAGGGCCATGGAGACCGGGGAGGGACAGCTGGCAGCAAATATGCCTGTAGGTGTATACCCATCTCTGGCCCCAGTTCTTTTAAGATTCTATTTCTCCGGTCAGAGTTTCCCCGGTTCTCAGGCAGAAAAGAAGCCGAGAAAGCACTGGTGTCTGCTAGGTGGCTCTGGGGAGTGGACTGCCCAGCTGGGTTGGACCCAGAATTTGGGGGATTGGTCTTGACACTACTGTAACACCCAAAGGAACTCCATTCAGGTTCTTCTCGGGGACTCGGTGACTTGGAAAAAGCCGAGCGACACCCCGGCTCCAGCTTTGAGCGAAGGACGGGAAACTTGATTTTCCCTGTGGATCTTGGCCAGAGCCCCTCCGGAGGGGAGCCTGTTCGTAGCTCTGTCACCGTGGTCTGGGCAGAAGGGCTCCCTGTTTTTGGTTTCCATGGAGAGCTGGGAAAGGGGCCAGGGAAAGGAGGGCCACAACTGGCTGTCTTGAGACTCGTTTGCTCCCTTATGCCGGAGATGAGGGGAGTAGGAAAGGAGGAGTGAataatgggagaggaggggaagtttCAAAACGGATGCAAGCAGAGGCACGTACTGAAGGATTCCACTACTAAAGAAAGCTACCCGGTGTAAGAGGctggccagccagccagccagggcCCTGCTTAAACTTAACCCTGGGAGTCAGGCTCGAAATGGCGGCATCCACCTGGCCCAGGTTGTATTTGAAACTGGACATTGGTGCACCCTCCTGCAACTAAGTCATCagggtggtattcattgagcgcttactaggtgccaagcactgaactactgagtactggggcagagacagaatcatcaggtcagacacagtccgtggaGAACCGATTTCATGAACAAAGCCAAGAAGAACCCAGTAGTTGTAGGAAACTGTAGGCAGTGTCCAGGGCGGGGTGGACTTCGAGAAGACAAGGGAgggtaagcacttattgtgcactggGGCCAGCGGGATGCTAGCAACCTGGAGCTAGTGAAACCAAGGAGGTGTCCACTAGCCGCCATAGCTCAGTATGTCAGCAGATCGCTGGGACCTGCGAGTCACCGGTAACACAGCTGCCTTAAGTCACACTGCCTCTGGGGCTCTGCAGATGACAATCAGCACACAGAGAAATGGAGCTATTTATCTCAATTATATATGACACATATATATGTAGACACATGTCTGTGAATGGGGTTTGTGAGTACTGTATATATTGAGACGTGTATGGCTTGAGTTTTCTATCCCTGGCAGAGTTTATAATATATTATCAATAAATTTTCTAGTGCTGCAGAAGCATGTTTCTttcggggctggggggcgggctgCTGTTGCGTGGGTCATAGGGAAAGGCTTTGAGAGGCCTGAACGTGAAGGTCCCTCAATAATGaggattgcagagaagcagcatggcctagtggcaaagacatgggcctaggagtcaggcctTGGGCtgtatgagctgtgtgacctggtgtgtgaccttgggtaagtcacttcactctctaggcctcagattcctcacctgaaaataatgattttctctccttattctccctcccccttagactgtgagccccgattgGGGTAGGGACTCTGATTGTATTGggcctatcccagcatttagcacggtgcttggcacctagtaagagcctaGTAAAAAGCACAATTGTGACTCCTCGAACCCAAGCAGAAGCGGCTTTTCTCTTTTGATTCTAAAATCTGGAGACAAAATTCCCTCCTAGGACTgtttcttgctgcttctctatccattccCTCCTCAGAACGGTCAGCCCCGCCTGCTCGGCaacattctctctcctcccctccctcgccgCTGAATTCTTCAGTGTTTGGAGCGTCCCAGAATGGGGAACCCCaagagcagagaggtggaggagggaatgTCCTTTTCGCCTTAGTTTTTGACATAATCTAGCTGTGTTTCAGAAATCCCAGCTCATTTCTCAAACCAATGGATGTTTCTTTTCTTTAAATTAGCATTCGTGGCCCACATGGCCCCCAAGCTCTAAGGGGATTTTTAATAAAGCACTACATGATCCCAcgatcctccccactccccttgaAACTCAAAGCTATTAGAGTGGCTGTGGAGTGCAACTATTGTGTCACTTCTGTCACCACCTGAACTGGTGAGACTGGGCCCTTAGCCCTGGAAGCTGAGCAACAGGAcgaaataataatcgtggtttctgtgaaacacttcctatgtgtcaagcactatactaaatgctgaggtagatacaggatcattggGTCCCTTACGGGACTCAcggtaggacggagaacaggtattgaatccccattttgcagatgagtagctgagtcccagagaaatgcagggacttgcccagggtcactcaacaggcaagtggcagaatcggcattagaactcacatcctctgactctgagcctgtgttcttttcataaggccacgctgcctcacacTGCCATTGGGGTGTGTAGACCTAGTCTACACCAGACCAAATTCATCTCAGAAGCCACTGGCTTCACCTCCCCTAATAATGAACAACTCAAACACTTGACCCAGCCTATATCTAGCAATCTGCCTGGAGATGAGGAGGCGGCCCATGGCTcgacatccaacagaaactctttaccaatggctttaaggcactccggtcggctctcccccacctacctcacctcactaatttcctacttcacctcagccCATACACCTTGCTCttctaaatgccaacctactcactgaacctccatctcatctattttgccaccagcctctcacccacatgatccctctggcctggaactcccttctccctttctatccaacagactaccactctcccctctttcaaaaccctcctaaaattatatcttctccaagaggcctgccctaaaagccctcatttcccctcccctctgcaccatctatgcacttgggtatgTATCCCATAATTaatacatggtatttattgagcgattactgtgggcagagcactgtactaagtgcttggagtgtacaatgcaacaaaatgggtagatgttccctgtcctcaaggagctcacagttttgtgCATTTTGATGttcaccctaataataattgtggtatatgttaggcacttacagtatgccaaacactgtgctaagtgctgggtaggtacaagataatcaggttggacacagtccctgtcccacatgaggctcccatctAAGAATCCCTGTGTGGCAGGAACGGGGGGGAAGAAATTGGGGATTGCAAGGTCACACTTCAAACTGGCTATGTCTATTCTAGGGAGAAACACCACTGGTGTTACTCCACGAGACAAGGTATCTATGCGGCTTTTTACAAAGTGCAATTCTCAATTTATAGAGCAGAGGAATCAATGTTCCTTCCAAGCAATATGTCCTTCATCTAGAGGAAACCTGATCCGATGATCCAGGAGGATGAGAGTGAGTTTCAACTGTGTCCTTGGAAAGAAACCCCAACCTCAGTTAACCCCGTGGTAGTGTCTGACTCTTTTTCCACAATTCCTGATAAAAAACttaattgcattcattcaatcaatcgtatttaatgagcacttactgtgtgcagaggactgtactattggaaagtacaattcagcaacagacaatccctacccaacaatgggctagtTCTGTAGATAGAGTTCACCACGTGATTGGTCAGTTGCTGAAATCAGTTATCAGTGTTGTTTACCCTCAACTGGAGTATTTTCTTTTGGCCCTGAGAGATACCTCTTTCCTGACTTTGGGAGTGTATGACACAGTTGGGCTCTCTCCAACTTGTGCATTTCCTTATTATAAATCTACATCCGCCTAACaaccagtccatcaatcaatggtatttattgagtgtttactgtatgcagagcactgtactaagcacttgggggagtaccttACAGAAGAAGGCAGACattattcctgcccacgatgagcttacggtctacagaacAGTCCGCATTCTTTTAAACCCCTTGTTATAAGCTTGAGATTCTCCAACAGGCTAAAATTGCTTTTTACATCAAGGTTGACAGTACATTTAGCACCATTCACCCTGGGATTTCCTCACTCTATTTCTACCtaaagggagaaactgaggcaaacaggACACGACCATGCGCAGCAACTCGTGGGGAAACGTCGCCTGATCTTCCATTCGAATCCAAGTCTTGTCAGGCTCAGCCCTGGCAAGGGCACCCTTGTTCAGATCTACAGACTAATGCTAGGGACAGGGACCCAAGATGCCCAAATGCTGATTCTGGAGTGAATAAGTCTCAGGAGTGTggcagaaaggggagagatgaagaaaaaCAGGACTGAGGCTGCTACTGTTTAGGTCGGCTCCTGTCAGATCCAGGAGTCCCTGGAAAAAGCCAGAGATGGAAGGTCTGTAAAGAATAGGTGTGATCCCTTTAGTTTGGGCTACCTGAGGCACAATCCTGCCGAGACACGGGGACGGAGAAGCCGACCCTTGGAGTGACTTTCCAGGTAGTCGCTAGGCTCTGAGCTCAAAGCCATCCTACCGCAAAATTCAAATAAGGTTCCAGGTTGATGCTAGTTAATAacatagtggtattttttaagcacttacaatatg includes these proteins:
- the FAM219B gene encoding protein FAM219B; protein product: MAAAEAGTEAGGANGTPMAPLPPSRPRAGSAQTPGGFRRLDKAATVEKRGPYIMARPPSIHTKLQKHRDLAKAALRRKGILGGASPYNPKSSGKRFPCFVKRAELSRSVKFNKGYVPLSQTADENLVSLDSDSDGELESRNSSGYSSAEQVNQDLSRQLLQDGYHLDEIPDDEDLDLIPPKPMATASCPCCGCFGESFSCSIQ